In one Acidimicrobiales bacterium genomic region, the following are encoded:
- a CDS encoding DUF2267 domain-containing protein, with translation MALGALSAACVAWFGRRRLVQRARPFAERCRRVARRSTGRLRGLGYRLRRARPDPDVPDLVLADRIRSTIGPLERRLDVPRVHVMVENHTALLHGEVASVDDARAIEEAVSRVSGVAGVESYLHVGLTRGDTRPSGGRHEQASPARRRLVEAARAAGVPDDHAVAAVRAVLATFAERVPTDELDHVLAHLPEDVRSMLERPRRSGMPRRHDPRAALLGAVAAVTPRGEEVAPAVVAAVLGELRRLVPEEAADLAAVLPGELRRWWEEAAEPARGAGPETGAGSDAL, from the coding sequence GTGGCGCTCGGAGCGCTCTCCGCTGCGTGCGTCGCGTGGTTCGGTCGCCGGCGGTTGGTGCAGCGGGCGCGGCCGTTCGCCGAGCGCTGCCGGCGCGTGGCGCGGCGATCGACGGGGCGGCTGCGCGGCCTCGGCTACCGCCTGCGGCGGGCTCGCCCGGACCCGGACGTCCCGGACCTCGTCCTCGCCGACAGGATCCGCTCGACGATCGGTCCGCTCGAGCGGCGGCTGGACGTGCCTCGAGTCCACGTGATGGTCGAGAACCACACGGCCCTCCTGCACGGCGAGGTTGCGAGCGTCGACGACGCGCGCGCGATCGAGGAGGCCGTCTCGAGGGTCTCCGGCGTGGCCGGCGTCGAGTCCTACCTCCACGTCGGGCTGACGCGAGGCGACACGCGTCCCTCGGGTGGTCGCCACGAGCAGGCGTCGCCGGCCCGCCGGCGCCTCGTCGAGGCGGCGCGCGCCGCCGGCGTGCCCGACGACCACGCCGTCGCGGCCGTCCGGGCGGTGCTGGCGACGTTCGCCGAACGGGTCCCCACCGACGAGCTGGACCACGTCCTCGCCCACCTGCCCGAGGACGTCCGGTCGATGCTCGAGCGGCCGCGCCGCTCCGGCATGCCTCGGCGGCACGACCCGCGCGCGGCCCTCCTCGGGGCCGTCGCGGCCGTGACGCCTCGCGGCGAGGAGGTCGCCCCGGCCGTCGTGGCGGCCGTGCTCGGCGAGCTGCGCCGGCTCGTCCCGGAAGAGGCCGCGGATCTCGCGGCCGTGCTCCCCGGCGAGCTGCGCAGGTGGTGGGAGGAGGCGGCAGAGCCCGCCCGCGGGGCGGGCCCGGAGACGGGAGCAGGGTCCGATGCGCTGTGA
- the tcuB gene encoding tricarballylate utilization 4Fe-4S protein TcuB, giving the protein MSRREALRAEAVRQLRICDACRYCEGYCAVFPALERRSPEIEGSVDYLANLCHDCRACYYACMYAPPHEFAVNIPRILQDARLAGYDEFVSRRAPHRPLLRGQWVVPAAALGLISLLVATVSAASVGLGAFWRHGHGAASPYQSLPYPALLVLAGIPTLWGVAILARANVRYWRATGGLRGASVRPAALYRALRDAAVLANLRGGGGECFYPDERPSPLRRRLHAAVAYGFVLCVASTVSAAVEQDLLGVQPPYGLFSVPVLLGLVGGVALVVGCAGLIWLKLRSDPAPESVAMAVRDYGLLFWLGLLSASGLAVLGLRWSTVAGAAFLVHLAVVLTAFVLAPYTKFAHVGYRVLALVQDAAERAGRRSAPAPAPGGGRPA; this is encoded by the coding sequence ATGTCGCGGCGTGAGGCGCTGCGCGCCGAGGCGGTGCGCCAGCTCAGGATCTGCGACGCCTGTCGCTACTGCGAGGGGTACTGCGCGGTCTTCCCAGCGCTCGAACGCAGGTCGCCGGAGATCGAGGGGAGCGTCGACTACCTCGCGAACCTGTGCCACGACTGCCGCGCCTGCTACTACGCGTGCATGTACGCGCCGCCGCACGAGTTCGCGGTGAACATCCCGCGCATCCTGCAGGACGCCCGGCTCGCTGGCTACGACGAGTTCGTGAGCCGACGGGCGCCGCACCGGCCTCTGCTGCGGGGCCAGTGGGTCGTTCCTGCCGCGGCCCTCGGTCTCATCTCCCTGCTGGTGGCGACGGTCAGCGCGGCGAGCGTGGGCCTCGGCGCGTTCTGGCGTCACGGCCACGGCGCGGCCTCCCCCTACCAGAGCCTTCCCTACCCGGCCCTGCTCGTGCTCGCAGGGATCCCGACCCTGTGGGGGGTCGCGATCCTCGCCCGGGCGAACGTCCGCTACTGGCGCGCGACGGGCGGGCTACGTGGCGCGAGCGTTCGCCCGGCTGCGCTGTACCGGGCGCTGCGGGATGCGGCGGTGCTCGCGAACCTGCGAGGTGGCGGCGGTGAGTGCTTCTACCCCGACGAGCGCCCGAGCCCGCTCCGGCGCCGCCTGCACGCCGCCGTCGCCTACGGCTTCGTCCTCTGCGTTGCGTCGACCGTGAGCGCAGCGGTCGAGCAGGACCTCCTCGGCGTGCAGCCCCCGTACGGGCTCTTCTCGGTGCCGGTCCTCCTCGGGCTGGTGGGTGGCGTCGCGCTGGTCGTCGGGTGCGCGGGGCTGATCTGGCTGAAGCTGCGGTCGGACCCGGCGCCCGAGAGCGTGGCGATGGCCGTGCGCGACTACGGGCTGCTCTTCTGGCTGGGACTGCTGAGCGCGAGCGGCCTGGCCGTCCTCGGACTGCGGTGGTCCACCGTCGCGGGGGCGGCCTTCCTCGTCCACCTCGCCGTGGTCCTCACCGCCTTCGTCCTCGCGCCGTACACGAAGTTCGCGCACGTCGGCTACCGCGTGCTCGCGCTCGTCCAGGACGCGGCGGAGCGCGCTGGGCGACGAAGCGCACCGGCCCCCGCGCCGGGCGGCGGGCGCCCCGCCTAG
- a CDS encoding GntR family transcriptional regulator, translating into MAKSVYAQLRNDIVTGKRPPGTPLVESALARHFGVSRTPVREALLQLRQDGLVERSGRAHVVRQRSPEEILEIYEMRILLEGAAARGAARRRTDLDLSRLRRAHADMAALSEQQADDRVAANRAFHKLIWAASHNRTLVDLLERIEMQLLRYPETTLGYPGRWPAVLAEHEALIEAIARQREEEAGELAARHMAAARDIRLEMYASAD; encoded by the coding sequence ATGGCCAAGTCGGTGTACGCCCAGCTGCGCAACGACATCGTGACCGGGAAGCGGCCGCCGGGCACGCCGCTCGTCGAGTCGGCGCTCGCGCGCCACTTCGGGGTCTCGAGAACCCCCGTGCGCGAGGCCCTCCTCCAGCTCCGCCAGGACGGACTCGTCGAGCGCAGCGGCCGCGCCCACGTCGTGCGTCAGCGCAGCCCCGAGGAGATCCTCGAGATCTACGAGATGCGCATCCTGCTCGAGGGCGCCGCCGCCCGCGGCGCGGCCCGGCGCCGCACCGACCTCGATCTGAGCCGCCTGCGCCGTGCCCACGCCGACATGGCGGCTCTCTCTGAGCAGCAGGCCGACGATCGTGTCGCGGCGAACCGTGCGTTCCACAAGCTCATCTGGGCAGCCAGCCACAACCGGACGCTCGTCGACCTCCTCGAGCGCATCGAGATGCAGCTCCTGCGCTACCCGGAGACGACGCTCGGCTACCCGGGACGCTGGCCGGCCGTCCTCGCCGAGCACGAGGCGCTCATCGAGGCCATCGCGCGCCAGCGCGAGGAGGAGGCCGGGGAGCTCGCCGCCCGGCACATGGCCGCGGCGCGCGACATCCGCCTCGAAATGTACGCGAGCGCGGACTAG
- a CDS encoding carbonic anhydrase yields MTFTDQLLERARRRAYEAGGPSSAPPKVAVLACMDARIDVYRLLGLSLGDAHVLRNAGGVVTDDAIRSLVLSQRLFGTREIVLVHHTDCGMTTFHDDALRDEIAREVGFRPPFALEAFADPREDVRQSIARLRACPFLPHRAHVRGFVLDVHSGALEEVVAPGA; encoded by the coding sequence ATGACCTTCACCGATCAACTGCTCGAACGGGCGAGGCGCCGAGCGTACGAGGCGGGGGGGCCGTCGAGCGCGCCGCCGAAGGTGGCCGTGCTCGCCTGCATGGATGCCCGCATCGACGTCTACCGGCTGCTCGGCCTGTCGCTCGGCGACGCCCACGTCCTGCGCAACGCCGGCGGGGTCGTCACCGACGACGCCATCCGCTCCCTCGTGCTCTCGCAGCGCCTGTTCGGCACGAGGGAGATCGTCCTCGTCCACCACACGGACTGCGGAATGACGACCTTTCACGACGATGCGCTGCGAGACGAGATCGCCCGCGAGGTGGGCTTCCGCCCGCCCTTCGCCCTCGAGGCGTTCGCGGATCCCCGCGAGGACGTGCGCCAGTCGATCGCTCGCCTGCGCGCGTGCCCCTTCCTCCCCCACCGAGCACACGTCCGTGGCTTCGTGCTCGACGTGCACTCCGGCGCGCTCGAGGAGGTCGTCGCGCCGGGCGCGTGA
- a CDS encoding adenosylcobalamin-dependent ribonucleoside-diphosphate reductase encodes MPGARQRARPPTKVRARDGTIRPFDAARIERAVELAAREVGAAEPALGAKIARAVVDDLASAFPGGLASVEDVQDAIERELMAADLADVARAYVVFRRRRAEVRESKRLLGVRDELKLGIAAVTVLKERYLRRDAHGRVSESTGEMMDRVAGHVAQAEEAYEPGSSTRWADAFARALRGLEFLPNSPTLMNAGTGLGLLSACVVLPVEDSLASLFSALRDAALVHQSGGGTGFSFSHVRPAGDRVASTGGRASGPVSFLKVFDVAAEVVRAGGRRRGASMAVLDVSHPDIVEFARAKLEGDALPSFNLSVAVHDRFMRAVAGNEVHRLVNPRTGRTVATVRAGELFQTLCEAAWASGDPGLVFIDRINRSNPLPSLGRIEATNPCGEVPLLPYESCNLASINLARLVVDGRVDWERLRAVAGLALRFLDDEIDVNGYPVPELGPAALASRKVGLGMMGLAELLAALEVPYDSEEALRLAGRVARTIAASARDASAALASQRGPFPLFAESRFARRGFPPLRNAQLTAVPPTGTVSLIAGTTAGIEPLFAVAYVRNVLGRHLVEVNPLFERVARRRGFYSESLVADIARTGRVGDDPRVPPRTRAAFVTALEIPPAWHLRMQAAVQRYTDAAVSKTVNLSADASVEDVRSIFLGAWRARLKGITVYRYGSKEGQVLTLVGDGDGAPVVRAAAEYAGGCAGRACEF; translated from the coding sequence GTGCCGGGCGCGCGGCAGCGCGCGCGCCCGCCGACGAAGGTGCGGGCGCGCGACGGCACCATTCGCCCCTTCGACGCGGCTCGCATCGAGCGGGCCGTGGAGCTCGCCGCTCGGGAGGTGGGCGCGGCGGAACCGGCACTCGGCGCGAAGATCGCCCGGGCGGTCGTCGACGACCTGGCGAGCGCGTTCCCCGGCGGGCTCGCGAGCGTGGAGGATGTCCAGGACGCCATCGAGCGTGAGCTCATGGCGGCCGACCTCGCTGACGTCGCTCGTGCCTACGTCGTGTTCCGCCGCCGCCGGGCCGAGGTGCGGGAGTCCAAGCGGCTGCTCGGCGTGCGCGACGAGCTGAAGCTCGGCATCGCTGCGGTCACGGTGCTCAAGGAGCGCTACCTGCGGCGGGACGCGCACGGACGCGTCAGCGAGTCGACGGGCGAGATGATGGACCGGGTCGCCGGCCACGTCGCCCAGGCCGAGGAGGCCTACGAGCCCGGTTCGTCGACCAGGTGGGCCGACGCCTTCGCGCGCGCGCTGCGAGGGCTCGAGTTCCTGCCGAACTCGCCGACGCTCATGAACGCGGGCACCGGCCTCGGCCTCCTGTCGGCCTGCGTGGTGCTGCCCGTCGAGGACTCCCTCGCCTCTCTCTTCTCGGCGCTTCGCGACGCCGCCCTCGTCCACCAGAGCGGGGGCGGCACGGGGTTCTCGTTCTCCCACGTGCGCCCCGCTGGCGACCGGGTGGCGAGCACGGGTGGCCGCGCGAGCGGCCCCGTCTCCTTCCTCAAGGTCTTCGACGTGGCGGCCGAGGTGGTGCGCGCCGGCGGGAGGCGTCGCGGCGCGAGCATGGCCGTGCTCGACGTGTCCCATCCCGACATCGTGGAGTTCGCCCGGGCGAAGCTCGAGGGCGACGCCCTCCCGAGCTTCAACCTCTCGGTGGCCGTGCACGACCGGTTCATGCGTGCCGTGGCGGGCAACGAGGTTCACCGGCTGGTCAATCCCCGCACCGGGCGGACCGTGGCGACGGTGCGGGCCGGGGAGCTGTTCCAGACGCTCTGTGAGGCGGCCTGGGCGAGCGGGGACCCGGGGCTCGTGTTCATCGACCGCATCAACCGCTCGAACCCGCTGCCCTCGCTCGGTCGCATCGAGGCGACGAACCCCTGCGGGGAGGTCCCCCTCCTTCCCTACGAGTCGTGCAACCTCGCATCGATCAACCTCGCCCGCCTCGTCGTCGACGGCCGAGTCGACTGGGAGCGCCTTCGCGCCGTCGCCGGCCTGGCGCTGCGCTTCCTCGACGACGAGATCGACGTCAACGGCTACCCGGTGCCGGAGCTGGGTCCAGCCGCGCTGGCGAGCCGCAAGGTCGGACTCGGCATGATGGGGCTCGCCGAGCTCCTCGCCGCTCTCGAGGTGCCCTACGACAGCGAGGAGGCGCTGCGCCTGGCCGGCCGCGTCGCGAGGACCATCGCGGCGAGCGCGCGCGACGCTTCGGCCGCGCTGGCGAGCCAACGCGGCCCGTTCCCGCTGTTCGCCGAGAGCCGCTTCGCGCGCCGCGGCTTCCCGCCGCTGCGCAACGCGCAGCTCACCGCGGTGCCGCCGACCGGGACGGTGTCGCTCATCGCCGGGACGACCGCCGGGATCGAGCCCCTGTTCGCCGTCGCGTACGTCCGCAACGTCCTCGGGCGCCACCTCGTCGAGGTGAACCCCCTCTTCGAGCGCGTCGCCCGCCGGCGCGGCTTCTACTCGGAGTCGCTCGTCGCCGACATCGCGCGCACCGGCCGGGTCGGCGACGACCCCCGCGTGCCGCCGCGCACGCGCGCCGCGTTCGTGACGGCCCTGGAGATCCCCCCCGCCTGGCACCTGCGCATGCAGGCGGCGGTCCAGCGCTACACGGACGCGGCGGTGTCGAAGACGGTGAACCTGTCCGCAGACGCGTCCGTCGAGGACGTGCGGTCGATCTTCCTCGGGGCGTGGCGCGCCCGCCTGAAGGGCATCACCGTCTACCGCTACGGCAGCAAGGAGGGTCAGGTGCTCACGCTCGTCGGGGACGGGGACGGTGCACCGGTCGTGCGCGCGGCGGCGGAGTACGCAGGCGGCTGCGCAGGCCGCGCCTGCGAGTTCTGA
- a CDS encoding TIGR02206 family membrane protein — protein MTEALLVAIVSPGAYGAAVGFAALAGAALVVAARRSPPGRASLSSRLVGAVLAADALSYVAALVARGSFSPRTSLPLALCNVAVLVSATACFVPHPLLVELAYFWGLTGALQAIITPDLSVGFPHLVFFQYVAGHLGIVVAALDLVLGLRVVPRRAAVVRVTAISAGYTAFVGLMDFLLGANYMFLRRPPSNWTLLRVLGPWPWYILGAAGVAIVCFMALDAPFWGRRRAGGRGRDWHDLPRRPRIDRDALPPDGSGVPRPARPSPGR, from the coding sequence GTGACCGAAGCGCTGCTCGTCGCGATCGTCAGCCCCGGTGCCTACGGCGCCGCCGTCGGTTTCGCCGCGCTGGCCGGCGCGGCGCTCGTCGTCGCCGCACGCCGCTCGCCACCCGGACGCGCGTCCCTCTCCTCCCGCCTCGTCGGGGCCGTCCTCGCCGCCGACGCCCTGAGCTACGTCGCGGCCCTCGTCGCGCGCGGCTCCTTCTCGCCGAGGACCTCGCTCCCCCTCGCCCTGTGCAACGTCGCCGTCCTCGTCAGCGCGACGGCGTGCTTCGTCCCGCACCCGCTGCTCGTCGAGCTCGCCTACTTCTGGGGGCTCACCGGCGCCCTGCAGGCGATCATCACGCCCGACCTCAGCGTCGGCTTCCCCCACCTCGTCTTCTTCCAGTACGTGGCGGGCCACCTCGGGATCGTCGTCGCCGCGCTCGATCTCGTCCTCGGGCTCAGGGTCGTCCCCCGGCGCGCAGCGGTCGTGCGCGTGACCGCCATCTCTGCGGGCTACACCGCGTTCGTCGGCCTCATGGACTTCCTGCTCGGCGCGAACTACATGTTCCTGCGCCGCCCGCCGTCCAACTGGACCCTCCTGCGGGTCCTCGGCCCCTGGCCCTGGTACATCCTCGGCGCTGCGGGCGTGGCGATCGTGTGCTTCATGGCGCTCGACGCACCGTTCTGGGGCAGACGGCGCGCCGGCGGTCGCGGGCGCGACTGGCACGACCTGCCGCGCCGTCCGCGGATCGACCGGGACGCCCTGCCGCCCGACGGATCGGGCGTCCCGCGCCCGGCGCGCCCCTCTCCAGGCCGCTGA
- a CDS encoding (Fe-S)-binding protein, whose amino-acid sequence MLSRYPAVMAVGALALAVAGARLARLARLLASGRPAEGRTSGWDRRLRRELREVVAQQKLLRWTVPGLAHAFTFWGFIVLLLTIIEAVGDLFDPRFAIPGIGRSAAVGFLEDAFACAVLVALVVFSVIRALSGPRRLERRSRFFGSHTRAAWLVLAAIAAVIITLLLYRAAQTNTGDFPYGSWAFASHALGRALHPLGVSTNRTLETAFVDVNVAVIFAFLVFVAYSKHLHIFLAPLNVALAREPRALGALATTPNMDPEQVSEDTVFGAGKIEDLTWKQLLDLATCTECGRCQSQCPAWATGKPLSPKLLVMDLRDELFAAAPRLLAARRQRGGEVGGVPGARALVPDVIAPEVLWACTTCGACVEECPVDIEHVDTIVDLRRYQVLMEAQFPSEAGSMLRNIEARGDPWGLGPAKRLEWLADLGFEVPVVADGMPPDVEYLLWVGCAGALDERARRTTQAVARVLRQAGVSFAVLGPRESCTGDPARRLGNEFLFQDQARRNVATLEGAGVKKVIATCPHCFNALAREYPSLGGTFTVVHHSQLLASLLADGRLEAGCLDATVTYHDPCYLGRHNRVFDEPRAVLEAVDGVRTVEMHRCREHGFCCGAGGARMWMEETIGTRINANRIDEALGTGAAVVSTACPYCMIMLDDAVKAAGRGDDVEVLDLAQVLERSVHARVEAATSGGRRTGAPEEPGLA is encoded by the coding sequence ATGCTGAGCCGCTACCCGGCCGTGATGGCGGTCGGCGCGCTCGCGCTCGCGGTGGCGGGCGCGCGCCTCGCTCGCCTCGCCCGCCTCCTCGCGAGCGGCCGGCCGGCCGAGGGTCGGACGTCCGGCTGGGACCGGCGCCTGCGACGGGAGCTGCGGGAGGTCGTCGCACAGCAGAAGCTCCTCCGCTGGACGGTGCCAGGGCTCGCCCACGCCTTCACCTTCTGGGGCTTCATCGTGCTGCTGCTCACGATCATCGAGGCCGTCGGCGACCTCTTCGACCCGAGGTTCGCGATCCCGGGCATCGGGCGCAGCGCCGCGGTGGGCTTCCTCGAGGACGCGTTCGCCTGCGCGGTCCTCGTCGCCCTCGTGGTGTTCAGCGTCATCCGGGCGCTCTCGGGGCCCCGCCGTCTCGAGCGACGGTCGCGCTTCTTCGGGTCGCACACGCGCGCCGCGTGGCTCGTGCTGGCGGCGATCGCCGCCGTCATCATCACGCTCCTCCTCTACCGTGCCGCCCAGACGAACACCGGGGACTTCCCCTACGGTTCGTGGGCGTTCGCCTCGCACGCGCTCGGCCGAGCGCTGCACCCGCTCGGGGTCTCGACGAACCGCACGCTCGAGACGGCCTTCGTCGACGTGAACGTCGCGGTGATCTTCGCCTTCCTCGTGTTCGTGGCGTACTCGAAGCACCTCCACATCTTCCTCGCGCCGCTGAACGTGGCGCTCGCGCGCGAGCCGCGCGCGCTCGGGGCGCTCGCCACGACGCCGAACATGGATCCGGAGCAGGTCAGCGAGGACACGGTCTTCGGGGCCGGCAAGATCGAGGACCTCACCTGGAAGCAGCTGCTCGACCTGGCGACCTGCACGGAGTGCGGCCGCTGCCAGAGCCAGTGCCCGGCCTGGGCGACCGGCAAGCCGTTGTCGCCGAAGCTCCTCGTCATGGACCTGCGCGACGAGCTCTTCGCTGCGGCGCCGCGCCTGCTCGCCGCGAGGCGGCAGCGAGGCGGCGAGGTGGGTGGGGTGCCGGGCGCGAGGGCACTCGTGCCCGACGTCATCGCGCCGGAGGTGCTGTGGGCGTGCACGACCTGCGGCGCGTGCGTGGAGGAGTGCCCGGTCGACATCGAGCACGTCGACACGATCGTCGACCTTCGCCGCTACCAGGTGCTGATGGAGGCGCAGTTCCCGTCCGAGGCGGGCTCGATGCTGCGCAACATCGAGGCGCGGGGCGACCCCTGGGGCCTCGGCCCGGCGAAGCGCCTCGAGTGGCTCGCGGACCTCGGCTTCGAGGTACCCGTCGTGGCCGATGGCATGCCCCCCGACGTCGAGTACCTGCTGTGGGTCGGCTGCGCCGGCGCTCTCGACGAGCGGGCGAGACGCACGACGCAGGCGGTCGCACGGGTGCTCCGGCAGGCCGGCGTCTCGTTCGCGGTGCTCGGGCCCCGGGAGTCGTGCACCGGCGACCCGGCGCGGCGCCTCGGGAACGAGTTCCTCTTCCAGGACCAGGCCCGCCGCAACGTCGCGACCCTCGAGGGCGCCGGGGTCAAGAAGGTCATCGCGACGTGCCCGCACTGCTTCAACGCCTTGGCGCGCGAGTACCCGTCGCTCGGCGGCACCTTCACGGTGGTGCACCACTCGCAGCTCCTGGCGTCCCTGCTCGCCGACGGCCGACTGGAGGCGGGCTGCCTCGACGCCACCGTCACCTACCACGACCCGTGCTACCTCGGACGGCACAATCGGGTCTTCGACGAGCCGCGAGCGGTGCTCGAGGCCGTCGACGGCGTGCGCACGGTCGAGATGCACCGCTGCCGCGAGCACGGCTTCTGCTGCGGGGCAGGCGGCGCGCGGATGTGGATGGAGGAGACGATCGGCACGCGCATCAACGCGAACCGCATCGACGAGGCGCTCGGCACGGGCGCGGCGGTCGTCTCCACCGCCTGTCCCTACTGCATGATCATGCTCGACGATGCGGTGAAGGCCGCCGGCCGCGGGGACGACGTGGAGGTCCTCGATCTGGCCCAGGTCCTCGAACGATCCGTACACGCTCGTGTCGAGGCCGCCACCTCCGGCGGCCGCCGGACCGGTGCCCCGGAGGAGCCGGGGCTCGCCTGA
- a CDS encoding sigma-70 family RNA polymerase sigma factor: protein MSSPELEEALAGAQRGEDRAVAQLFRALHPQLLRYLRQRAPTAAEDLASETWLAAARLLPTFEGSFGEFRALLFTIARRRLVDHQRAHLRRPRTVPLAQAPADPAASGAEEEVLGAASAQAAIEALVQALPPEQAEVLLLRVVAGLRAEEVARVLGRSTVSVRVLQHRALRRLAARLGRDAVTP, encoded by the coding sequence ATGAGCTCGCCCGAGCTCGAGGAGGCGCTCGCAGGGGCCCAGCGGGGCGAGGACCGTGCCGTCGCGCAGCTCTTCCGGGCGCTGCACCCCCAGCTCCTCCGCTACCTGCGCCAGCGGGCGCCCACGGCGGCCGAGGACCTCGCGTCGGAGACGTGGCTCGCAGCGGCACGACTGCTGCCGACGTTCGAGGGGTCGTTCGGTGAGTTCCGCGCGCTCCTGTTCACGATCGCTCGGCGTCGCCTCGTCGACCACCAGCGCGCGCACCTGCGCCGGCCGCGCACCGTGCCGCTCGCGCAGGCGCCCGCCGACCCCGCGGCGAGCGGCGCCGAGGAGGAGGTCCTCGGCGCTGCGAGCGCGCAGGCGGCGATCGAGGCGCTCGTGCAGGCGCTGCCGCCCGAGCAGGCGGAGGTGCTGCTCCTTCGCGTCGTCGCCGGCCTGCGCGCCGAGGAGGTCGCCCGGGTGCTCGGGCGCAGCACCGTCTCGGTGCGCGTGCTCCAGCACCGCGCCCTGCGCAGGCTCGCGGCGCGCCTCGGCCGGGACGCGGTAACGCCGTGA
- a CDS encoding TraR/DksA family transcriptional regulator translates to MTTSPQADVVDEDFLRHQRALLEELRASEARTVEMLATEVNALLRRREAGESAEEGFGTGETASVELERARAEHAAAVERLARIDDALRRIDTHTYGRCESCGQSIGRARLEAIPTATRCITCQARAAGRPARGVGRGRSVSEDEDEAR, encoded by the coding sequence GTGACCACATCACCGCAGGCAGACGTGGTCGACGAGGACTTCCTCCGGCACCAGCGCGCGCTGCTCGAGGAGCTACGCGCCAGCGAGGCGCGTACCGTCGAAATGCTCGCCACCGAGGTCAACGCCCTCCTCCGGCGCCGCGAGGCGGGCGAGTCGGCAGAGGAGGGCTTCGGCACCGGCGAGACGGCGAGCGTCGAGCTCGAGCGCGCCCGCGCCGAGCACGCCGCCGCCGTCGAGCGGCTGGCGAGGATCGACGACGCCCTCCGACGCATCGACACCCACACCTACGGGCGGTGCGAGTCGTGCGGCCAGTCGATCGGCCGCGCCCGCCTCGAGGCGATCCCGACTGCGACGCGCTGCATCACGTGCCAGGCGCGCGCCGCCGGCCGTCCTGCCCGCGGCGTCGGGCGCGGCCGGAGCGTCTCGGAGGACGAGGACGAGGCGCGATGA
- a CDS encoding SHOCT domain-containing protein: MMWYWSSGVHWWGFLFGFLLTVAFWGVLVWVVLALVGSYRSHREPPATRRDDDPAQILARRFAAGEIDEAEFRDRLAQLHEAGLADGDRGRNPSGTGSSPRWR; the protein is encoded by the coding sequence ATGATGTGGTACTGGAGTTCGGGGGTGCACTGGTGGGGCTTCCTGTTCGGATTCCTCCTCACCGTGGCGTTCTGGGGCGTGCTCGTCTGGGTCGTCCTCGCCCTCGTCGGGTCCTACCGCTCCCACCGGGAACCGCCCGCGACCCGCCGCGACGACGACCCCGCGCAGATCCTCGCCCGCCGCTTCGCCGCTGGCGAGATCGACGAGGCCGAGTTCCGCGACCGCCTCGCCCAGCTCCACGAGGCGGGTCTGGCCGACGGGGATCGCGGTCGGAACCCTTCCGGGACCGGCTCGTCGCCGCGGTGGCGCTGA